A genomic stretch from Pseudomonas alkylphenolica includes:
- the gluQRS gene encoding tRNA glutamyl-Q(34) synthetase GluQRS — protein sequence MNNPRYIGRFAPTPSGFLHFGSLVAALASWLDARAVGGQWLLRMEDIDPPREAPGAQAAILHTLESYGLEWDGEVVYQSQRHEAYAEVVERLFRQGLAYACTCSRKQLEGYNGIYPGLCRNAGHAQQDAAIRLRVPELTYRFEDRVQGPFEQHLGREVGDFVIRRRDGLYAYQLAVVLDDAWQGVTDIVRGADLLDNTPRQLYLQELLGLSQPRYLHVPLITQPDGHKLGKSYRSAPLPAEQATPLLLRALRALGQTTDASMTQGSPAEVLAHAALHWTPDAIPRRLSVPEADLH from the coding sequence ATGAACAACCCTCGCTACATCGGGCGTTTCGCTCCCACCCCAAGCGGATTCCTGCACTTCGGTTCGTTGGTCGCTGCGCTCGCCTCCTGGCTTGATGCCCGCGCGGTTGGCGGCCAGTGGCTGCTGCGCATGGAAGATATCGACCCTCCCCGCGAAGCCCCCGGCGCTCAAGCGGCAATCCTGCACACCCTGGAAAGCTACGGCCTGGAGTGGGATGGCGAGGTGGTCTACCAGAGCCAGCGCCATGAAGCCTACGCCGAAGTCGTCGAGCGTCTGTTCCGCCAAGGTCTGGCTTATGCCTGTACCTGTTCGCGCAAGCAACTGGAAGGTTACAACGGCATTTACCCCGGTCTGTGCCGCAATGCCGGCCATGCCCAGCAGGACGCCGCCATCCGCCTGCGCGTGCCGGAGCTGACCTATCGTTTCGAAGACCGTGTCCAGGGCCCTTTCGAACAACACCTGGGCCGTGAGGTAGGTGATTTCGTCATCCGTCGTCGCGACGGGCTCTATGCGTATCAGCTGGCGGTGGTGCTGGACGATGCCTGGCAAGGTGTGACCGACATCGTACGCGGCGCCGATCTGCTGGATAACACCCCGCGCCAGCTTTACCTGCAGGAACTGCTGGGGCTGTCGCAACCGCGTTATCTACATGTGCCGCTGATTACCCAGCCTGATGGCCATAAGCTGGGCAAGAGTTACCGTTCCGCGCCGTTACCCGCCGAGCAAGCCACGCCACTGCTGCTGCGAGCCCTGCGCGCCCTGGGACAAACCACCGATGCCAGCATGACGCAAGGCTCCCCGGCCGAAGTGCTGGCGCACGCTGCTTTACACTGGACCCCTGACGCCATCCCTCGTCGCCTGAGCGTGCCTGAAGCGGACCTTCACTGA
- the dksA gene encoding RNA polymerase-binding protein DksA, protein MSTQEKQQSQLVRGFEPYKETKGEEYMGVPMRAHFTKLLQKWKLELMQGVDATVDHMKDEAANFPDPADRASQEEEFALELRNRDRERKLIKKIDKTLQLIEDEEYGWCESCGVEIGIRRLEARPTADLCYDCKTLAEIKEKQVGKA, encoded by the coding sequence ATGTCCACCCAAGAAAAGCAACAAAGTCAACTCGTTCGCGGCTTCGAACCCTATAAAGAAACCAAGGGTGAGGAGTACATGGGTGTCCCCATGCGCGCGCACTTCACCAAGCTCCTGCAGAAATGGAAACTGGAGCTGATGCAAGGCGTGGACGCGACTGTGGACCACATGAAAGACGAGGCAGCCAACTTCCCTGACCCGGCCGATCGCGCCAGCCAGGAAGAAGAGTTCGCCCTGGAGCTGCGTAATCGCGACCGCGAACGCAAGCTGATCAAGAAAATCGACAAAACCTTGCAACTGATCGAAGACGAGGAGTACGGCTGGTGCGAAAGCTGCGGCGTGGAAATCGGTATTCGTCGCCTGGAGGCCCGTCCGACTGCAGACCTGTGCTACGACTGCAAGACGCTGGCGGAAATCAAGGAAAAACAGGTCGGCAAAGCCTGA
- a CDS encoding pyridoxal phosphate-dependent aminotransferase: MAQSYSARSRAIEPFHVMALLARANELQASGRDVIHLEIGEPDFTTAAPIVEAGQAALAAGHTRYTAARGVPALREAIAGFYQQRYGLSIDPERILITPGGSGALLLASSLLVDPGKHWLLADPGYPCNRHFLRLVEGGAQLVPVGPEVNYQLTADLVERYWDQDTVGALVASPANPTGTVLERSELASLSAATRAHNGHLVVDEIYHGLTYGMDAASVLEVDDHAFVLNSFSKYFGMTGWRLGWLVAPPAAVRDLEKLAQNLYISAPSMAQQAALACFQPQTLAILEERRAEFGRRRDFLLPALRELGFKIAVEPQGAFYLYADISAFGGDAFAFCQHFLETEHVAFTPGLDFGRYQAGHHVRFAYTQSLPRLQEAVERIARGLRSWQG, encoded by the coding sequence ATGGCCCAGTCCTACAGTGCGCGCAGCCGCGCCATAGAACCGTTCCACGTCATGGCCCTGCTGGCCCGCGCCAACGAGCTGCAAGCCAGCGGCCGTGATGTGATTCACCTGGAAATCGGCGAGCCGGACTTCACCACCGCCGCGCCGATCGTCGAGGCTGGCCAGGCTGCCCTGGCCGCCGGGCATACCCGCTACACCGCGGCGCGAGGTGTGCCGGCGCTGCGTGAGGCGATTGCCGGTTTTTACCAGCAGCGCTATGGCCTGAGCATCGACCCCGAACGAATCCTCATCACGCCGGGCGGCTCCGGTGCCTTGCTGCTGGCCAGCAGTTTGCTGGTGGATCCGGGCAAGCACTGGCTGCTGGCGGATCCGGGCTACCCGTGCAACCGGCACTTTTTGCGTTTGGTCGAAGGTGGCGCGCAGCTGGTACCGGTAGGCCCCGAGGTCAACTATCAACTGACCGCTGACCTGGTTGAGCGCTATTGGGATCAGGACACCGTCGGCGCACTGGTGGCGTCGCCGGCCAACCCGACCGGCACCGTGCTTGAGCGTAGCGAGTTGGCCAGCCTGTCGGCGGCAACCCGCGCTCACAATGGGCATCTGGTGGTCGATGAGATCTACCACGGGCTGACCTACGGCATGGATGCAGCCAGCGTTCTGGAAGTCGATGACCATGCCTTCGTCCTGAACAGCTTTTCCAAATATTTCGGGATGACCGGTTGGCGTCTCGGCTGGCTGGTGGCGCCACCGGCAGCGGTCAGAGACCTGGAAAAACTGGCACAGAATCTCTACATCAGCGCCCCGAGCATGGCTCAACAGGCTGCTCTGGCCTGTTTCCAGCCACAGACGCTGGCGATTCTGGAAGAGCGTCGTGCCGAATTCGGCCGTCGTCGTGACTTCCTGTTGCCAGCTCTGCGTGAGCTGGGCTTCAAGATTGCCGTCGAGCCGCAGGGGGCTTTTTATCTATACGCCGATATCAGCGCTTTTGGCGGTGATGCCTTTGCGTTCTGCCAGCATTTCCTCGAAACCGAGCATGTTGCCTTCACGCCGGGCCTGGACTTCGGTCGCTATCAGGCCGGGCATCACGTGCGGTTTGCCTACACCCAGAGCCTTCCACGCCTGCAGGAAGCGGTGGAGCGGATTGCCCGGGGTCTGCGGAGCTGGCAAGGCTGA
- the sfsA gene encoding DNA/RNA nuclease SfsA: MRFSPALETARLLRRYKRFLADIELASGEQITIHCPNTGSMLNCMVEGGQVWFSRSNDPKRKLPGTWEISETPQGRLACVNTGRANALVEEALHAGIISELAGFTGLRREVAYGEERSRVDFRLEFADGPAYVEVKSVTLGFEGSAIAAFPDAVTQRGAKHLRELAALARQGVRAVQLYCVNLSAIEAVRPAEEIDAAYAQALRAAVADGVEVLAYGTRVDGEQIYIDRALPVLLTP, translated from the coding sequence ATGCGTTTTTCTCCAGCACTGGAAACTGCGCGACTGCTGCGTCGCTACAAGCGCTTTCTGGCCGATATCGAACTGGCCAGTGGCGAACAGATCACCATTCATTGTCCCAATACAGGCTCGATGCTCAATTGCATGGTCGAAGGGGGGCAGGTCTGGTTCAGTCGTTCCAATGATCCCAAACGCAAGTTGCCTGGCACCTGGGAAATCAGTGAGACGCCACAAGGGCGTCTGGCCTGTGTGAATACCGGGCGGGCCAATGCGCTGGTCGAGGAAGCCCTGCACGCCGGAATCATCAGCGAACTGGCAGGTTTTACCGGGCTCAGGCGCGAAGTGGCCTACGGCGAGGAGCGTAGCCGGGTGGACTTTCGCCTGGAGTTTGCCGATGGGCCGGCTTATGTCGAGGTCAAGAGCGTGACCCTGGGTTTTGAAGGTTCAGCCATTGCGGCTTTCCCCGATGCGGTCACCCAGCGGGGCGCCAAGCACCTGCGCGAACTGGCGGCGCTGGCTCGCCAGGGTGTGCGGGCGGTGCAACTGTACTGCGTGAATCTCAGCGCTATCGAAGCCGTGCGGCCAGCCGAGGAAATCGATGCGGCCTACGCGCAAGCGTTGCGCGCCGCAGTGGCCGATGGCGTCGAGGTTCTGGCCTATGGTACGCGCGTCGATGGCGAGCAGATCTACATCGACCGGGCTTTGCCGGTACTGCTTACGCCATGA
- a CDS encoding Rieske (2Fe-2S) protein encodes MHFLCLSDQLDEGRSRGFSVDDTAVFAVRRAGRVYLYRNRCPHRGIPLNWEPDQFLDSSASLIACGRHGALFLIESGECVAGPCAGEQLTALDCLEDSQGIWLMA; translated from the coding sequence ATGCATTTTCTCTGCTTATCCGACCAATTAGACGAAGGCCGCAGTCGTGGCTTCAGCGTTGACGATACCGCCGTGTTTGCCGTGCGCCGCGCAGGCCGGGTCTACCTGTACCGCAACCGCTGCCCGCACCGCGGCATCCCGCTGAACTGGGAGCCCGATCAGTTTCTCGACAGCAGCGCCAGCCTGATCGCCTGTGGCCGGCATGGCGCCCTGTTTCTGATCGAGTCCGGGGAATGCGTGGCCGGCCCCTGCGCCGGAGAGCAACTGACCGCCCTGGACTGCCTTGAAGACAGCCAGGGCATCTGGCTCATGGCGTAA
- a CDS encoding TfoX/Sxy family protein, which produces MNDELQHLKNLGKTSAQWLHAVGIHSASDLRRLGAVNAYKAVRTRGFRASKVLLYAIEGALLDVHWNDIPADRKEALNQQLDAKPVQKNN; this is translated from the coding sequence ATGAACGATGAACTCCAGCATCTGAAAAACCTTGGCAAGACTTCCGCGCAGTGGCTGCATGCGGTCGGCATCCACAGTGCTTCGGATCTGCGCCGGCTGGGTGCGGTAAACGCCTACAAGGCGGTGCGCACCCGTGGTTTCCGGGCCTCGAAGGTATTGCTCTACGCGATTGAAGGCGCCTTGCTCGACGTGCACTGGAATGACATTCCGGCCGACCGCAAGGAAGCCCTGAACCAGCAACTCGATGCCAAACCCGTTCAGAAAAATAATTGA
- a CDS encoding pentapeptide repeat-containing protein encodes MNQPRQLDSALYALVHDEQIASFNREKPRDVSIDFRGGDFRGLDLRELDTSGIDFTDAYFRAADLRGLDLRHNGLEGASLAHAQISGTYFPSELSADEILMSVNFGTRLRYRTR; translated from the coding sequence ATGAATCAGCCACGGCAACTGGACAGCGCACTGTATGCGCTGGTGCATGACGAACAGATCGCCAGCTTCAACCGCGAAAAACCCAGGGACGTCAGTATCGACTTTCGCGGTGGCGATTTCCGCGGCCTCGACCTGCGGGAGCTGGACACCAGCGGAATCGATTTTACCGATGCCTACTTCCGCGCCGCCGATTTGCGCGGCCTCGACCTGCGCCACAATGGGCTCGAAGGCGCAAGCCTGGCCCATGCACAGATCTCCGGTACCTACTTCCCCAGTGAACTGAGCGCCGACGAAATTCTCATGTCGGTCAATTTCGGTACTCGACTGCGCTATCGCACCCGCTGA
- a CDS encoding bifunctional aminoglycoside phosphotransferase/ATP-binding protein, whose protein sequence is MSQALITALQNPALFPHPVKEFQLIETHISWVLLTGDYAYKIKKPMNFGFLDFTELSARKHFCNEELRLNQRLTEGLYLDVLPITGSAEAPQLGGEGEAIEYALKMRQFPQNQMLSTLQANGELTAEHIDQMARQIAEFHLQAPKVSVEHPLGTPDSVMVPVEQNFEQIRPFLSDKADLQQLDALQAWAQDSFKRLHGLLEARKAEGFIRECHGDIHLGNATLIDGKVVIFDCIEFNEPFRLTDVYADTAFLAMDLEDRGLKSLSRRFISQYLELTGDYAGLELLNFYKAYRALVRAKVALFSMPANADAVQRATTLRTYRNYANLAESYSAIPSRFLAITHGVSAVGKSHVAMRLVDALGAIRLRSDVERKRMFGEQQAGDAGQLQQGIYNNDASQATYARLHNLAETILRAGFPVVIDATYLKQAQRQAAAGVASETGVPFLILDCNAPQAVIASWLAQRQADKNDPSDATLEVVEAQLASREPLTSEELLQSKRVETNESGSLDLLVKQIRQRLPGL, encoded by the coding sequence GTGAGCCAAGCCTTGATCACCGCGCTGCAGAACCCCGCCCTGTTCCCTCACCCGGTGAAGGAGTTTCAGCTCATCGAGACCCATATCTCCTGGGTACTGCTGACTGGCGACTATGCCTACAAGATCAAGAAGCCGATGAATTTCGGCTTCCTCGATTTCACCGAACTGTCCGCACGCAAGCACTTCTGCAACGAAGAGCTGCGCCTGAACCAGCGCCTGACCGAAGGCCTGTACCTGGACGTACTGCCGATCACCGGTAGCGCCGAAGCGCCGCAACTGGGTGGCGAAGGCGAAGCGATCGAATACGCGCTGAAAATGCGCCAGTTCCCGCAGAACCAGATGCTCAGCACCCTGCAAGCCAACGGTGAGCTGACCGCCGAGCACATCGACCAGATGGCCCGGCAAATCGCCGAGTTCCACCTGCAGGCACCCAAGGTCTCGGTGGAGCATCCGCTGGGTACCCCGGACAGCGTCATGGTGCCGGTGGAACAGAACTTCGAGCAGATTCGCCCGTTCCTCAGCGACAAGGCCGACCTGCAGCAACTCGATGCCCTGCAGGCCTGGGCCCAGGACAGCTTCAAGCGCCTTCACGGCCTGCTCGAGGCACGCAAGGCCGAAGGCTTCATTCGTGAGTGCCATGGTGACATCCACCTGGGCAACGCCACCCTGATCGACGGCAAGGTCGTCATCTTCGACTGCATCGAATTCAACGAGCCCTTCCGCCTGACCGACGTCTACGCCGACACTGCGTTCCTGGCCATGGACCTTGAAGACCGTGGCCTGAAGTCGCTGTCTCGGCGCTTCATCAGCCAGTACCTGGAACTGACCGGCGACTATGCAGGCCTTGAACTGCTGAACTTCTACAAAGCTTACCGCGCCCTGGTCCGGGCCAAGGTCGCCCTGTTCAGCATGCCGGCCAATGCCGATGCCGTGCAGCGTGCCACCACCCTGCGCACCTACCGCAACTATGCCAACCTGGCCGAAAGCTACAGCGCCATTCCTTCGCGCTTCCTGGCCATCACCCACGGTGTTTCCGCAGTGGGCAAGAGCCATGTGGCGATGCGCCTGGTCGATGCCCTGGGGGCGATCCGTTTGCGCTCGGATGTAGAGCGCAAGCGTATGTTCGGCGAGCAGCAGGCAGGCGATGCCGGTCAGCTGCAGCAAGGTATCTATAACAACGATGCCAGCCAGGCCACCTATGCCCGCCTGCACAATCTGGCCGAAACCATCCTGCGTGCCGGTTTCCCGGTGGTCATTGACGCCACCTACCTCAAGCAGGCTCAGCGCCAGGCGGCGGCCGGCGTTGCCAGCGAGACCGGGGTGCCTTTCCTGATCCTCGACTGCAATGCCCCACAAGCGGTTATCGCCAGCTGGCTGGCACAGCGTCAGGCCGACAAAAATGATCCTTCCGATGCAACGCTGGAAGTGGTCGAAGCCCAACTGGCCAGTCGTGAGCCACTGACTAGCGAAGAACTGCTGCAAAGCAAGCGCGTCGAAACCAACGAGAGCGGCAGCCTCGATCTGCTGGTCAAGCAGATCCGTCAGCGCCTTCCCGGGCTCTGA
- the mrcB gene encoding penicillin-binding protein 1B: MTRTRSPRTAKKRPSGRSRAWLGWAIKLSLVGLVVLAGFAIYLDAVVQEKFSGKRWTIPAKVYARPLELFVGQKLSKNDFLIELDALGYRRESVANGPGAAAVSGNTVDLNTRGFQFYEGMEQAQAVRVRFSGDYVAGLSGINGSKLDVVRLEPLMIGGLYPKNLEDRILIKLDQVPPYLLETLVAVEDRDFYSHFGVSPKSIARAVWVNTSSGAMRQGGSTLTQQLVKNFYLTNERSLSRKLTEAMMALLLELHYDKREILEAYLNEVFVGQDGQRAVHGFGLASQFFFSQPLSELKLHQVALLVGMVKGPSYYNPRRYPDRATVRRNLVLDLLAEQGVATPEAVAAAKKMPLGVTKRGSLADSSFPGFLDLVKRQLRQDYRDEDLTEEGLRIFTSFDPILQMKSESAMSETFKRLAGRKGADEVEAAMVVTNPETGEVQALIGSRQAGFAGFNRAIDAVRPIGSLVKPAVYLTALEKPSQYTLTSWVQDEPFSVKGGDGQVWRPQNYDRRSHGTVYLYQGLANSYNLSTAKLGLELGVPNVLKTIGRLGVNVDWPAFPSMLLGAGGMSPMQVATMYQTLANGGFNTPMRGIRSVLTAEGEPLKRYPFQIQQSFDPGAIYLVQNAMQRVMREGTGRSVYSVLPSSLNLAGKTGTSNDSRDSWFAGFSQDLLAVVWLGRDDNGKTPFTGATGALQVWTSFMRKADPLPLDMPLPDNVVQAWIDPHSGQGSDSSCPGAVQMPYIRGSEPPAGAACGGTQDPAESVMDWVKGWMN, encoded by the coding sequence ATGACTCGTACCCGATCCCCCCGTACCGCTAAAAAACGCCCGTCTGGCCGCTCGCGCGCCTGGCTGGGCTGGGCCATCAAGCTCAGCCTGGTTGGCCTTGTGGTGCTGGCCGGCTTTGCCATTTACCTCGATGCTGTGGTCCAGGAGAAGTTCTCCGGCAAGCGCTGGACCATCCCGGCCAAGGTGTATGCCCGACCGCTGGAGCTGTTCGTCGGGCAGAAACTGAGCAAAAACGACTTCCTCATCGAACTCGATGCCCTGGGCTATCGCCGTGAAAGCGTTGCCAACGGCCCGGGCGCCGCTGCGGTCAGCGGCAATACCGTCGACCTCAATACCCGTGGCTTCCAGTTCTATGAAGGCATGGAGCAGGCGCAAGCGGTGCGTGTGCGTTTCTCCGGCGACTATGTGGCGGGTTTGAGTGGCATCAATGGTTCCAAGCTCGATGTGGTTCGCTTGGAGCCGCTGATGATCGGCGGGCTGTACCCGAAGAACCTGGAAGACCGCATCCTGATCAAACTCGATCAGGTGCCGCCGTACCTGCTGGAAACCCTGGTGGCCGTGGAAGACCGCGACTTCTACAGTCACTTTGGCGTATCGCCGAAGTCGATTGCCCGTGCGGTCTGGGTCAACACTTCGTCGGGTGCCATGCGTCAGGGCGGCAGTACCCTGACCCAGCAGCTGGTCAAAAACTTCTACCTGACCAACGAGCGTAGCCTCAGTCGTAAGCTGACCGAGGCCATGATGGCCTTGCTGCTGGAACTGCACTACGACAAGCGCGAGATCCTTGAGGCTTACCTCAACGAGGTATTCGTCGGTCAGGATGGTCAACGTGCGGTGCACGGTTTTGGCCTGGCCAGCCAGTTCTTCTTCAGCCAGCCGCTGTCGGAACTGAAGCTGCATCAGGTGGCGCTGCTGGTGGGCATGGTCAAGGGACCGTCTTACTACAATCCGCGGCGTTACCCGGACCGCGCCACCGTGCGCCGTAACCTGGTACTGGACCTGTTGGCCGAGCAGGGCGTGGCCACGCCAGAAGCGGTTGCCGCGGCGAAGAAAATGCCGCTGGGCGTGACCAAGCGCGGCAGCCTGGCCGACAGCTCGTTCCCCGGTTTCCTTGATCTGGTCAAACGTCAGTTGCGTCAGGACTACCGTGACGAAGACTTGACCGAAGAAGGCCTGCGTATCTTCACCAGCTTTGACCCGATCCTGCAGATGAAATCCGAATCGGCCATGTCCGAGACCTTCAAGCGCCTGGCCGGACGCAAAGGTGCTGACGAGGTCGAGGCGGCGATGGTGGTGACCAACCCTGAAACCGGTGAGGTACAGGCGTTGATCGGCAGCCGTCAGGCAGGATTTGCCGGTTTCAACCGAGCGATTGACGCCGTGCGGCCGATCGGCTCGCTGGTCAAGCCGGCGGTCTACCTGACGGCGCTGGAAAAGCCGAGCCAATACACCCTGACCAGTTGGGTGCAGGACGAACCGTTCTCGGTCAAAGGTGGCGATGGCCAGGTTTGGCGGCCGCAGAACTATGACCGCCGCTCCCATGGCACCGTTTATCTGTACCAGGGCCTGGCCAACTCCTACAACCTGTCGACGGCCAAGCTCGGCCTGGAACTGGGCGTGCCGAATGTGCTCAAAACCATTGGGCGCCTGGGTGTGAATGTCGATTGGCCGGCCTTCCCGTCGATGCTGCTGGGTGCCGGCGGGATGTCGCCGATGCAGGTTGCGACTATGTACCAGACCCTGGCCAACGGTGGTTTCAATACGCCAATGCGCGGCATCCGCAGTGTACTGACCGCCGAGGGCGAACCGCTCAAGCGTTATCCGTTCCAGATCCAGCAGAGCTTCGATCCGGGGGCGATCTATCTGGTCCAGAACGCCATGCAGCGGGTGATGCGCGAAGGCACCGGCCGCTCGGTCTACAGTGTATTGCCAAGTTCGTTGAACCTGGCGGGCAAGACCGGTACCAGTAACGATTCGCGTGACAGCTGGTTCGCAGGTTTCAGCCAGGATCTGCTGGCGGTGGTCTGGCTCGGTCGGGACGATAATGGCAAGACGCCGTTCACCGGTGCCACCGGTGCCCTGCAGGTCTGGACCAGTTTCATGCGCAAGGCCGACCCGTTGCCGCTGGACATGCCGCTGCCTGACAACGTGGTCCAGGCCTGGATTGATCCACACTCCGGGCAGGGCTCCGACAGCAGTTGCCCGGGCGCAGTACAGATGCCGTATATTCGCGGCAGTGAGCCGCCTGCCGGCGCCGCCTGTGGCGGCACGCAGGATCCCGCCGAGTCCGTCATGGACTGGGTCAAGGGCTGGATGAATTAA
- a CDS encoding tetratricopeptide repeat protein has protein sequence MNKWWFPALTALALLNGCANVQRGSIPVVDSSTRVSNSERVTASRGAQVNTGTRQAQAVPQDSGVTVMVPQGAGAAPIQTFPASTASAPISTGPITPGPSSSVPFDSGSTNAGSYTMPSTSAPSAPSGIPRSGAVSGGLSADEQLDGPVLALLTTAQQQQGSGDYNGASSSLERAQRIAPREPQVLYRLAQVRLAQGDAAQSEQLARRALTYANGRPDLQAGLWGIIAQAREKQGDSAGAALARQKAQVNL, from the coding sequence GTGAACAAGTGGTGGTTTCCTGCCTTGACGGCACTGGCTTTGCTCAACGGTTGCGCCAACGTTCAGCGTGGCTCGATTCCCGTGGTCGACTCGAGCACGCGTGTGTCCAATAGCGAACGGGTCACGGCCAGCCGTGGTGCCCAGGTCAACACCGGTACTCGTCAGGCCCAGGCCGTGCCGCAGGACTCCGGTGTCACCGTGATGGTCCCGCAGGGCGCGGGTGCGGCACCGATCCAGACGTTCCCGGCTTCGACGGCGTCTGCGCCGATCAGCACCGGCCCGATTACACCGGGGCCAAGCAGTTCGGTGCCCTTCGATAGCGGTTCGACCAATGCCGGCAGCTACACCATGCCGAGCACTAGCGCTCCGAGCGCGCCTAGCGGCATCCCGCGCAGCGGCGCGGTCAGTGGTGGCCTGTCGGCTGACGAACAGCTCGACGGCCCAGTGCTGGCGCTGCTGACCACTGCCCAGCAACAGCAGGGCAGCGGTGATTACAACGGTGCCTCGTCGAGCCTGGAGCGTGCCCAGCGTATTGCCCCGCGCGAGCCGCAGGTGCTTTACCGCCTGGCCCAGGTGCGCCTGGCTCAGGGCGATGCAGCGCAATCGGAACAGCTTGCCCGCCGTGCGCTGACCTATGCCAACGGCCGTCCTGACCTGCAAGCAGGCCTGTGGGGCATCATTGCCCAGGCACGCGAGAAGCAGGGCGACTCGGCAGGTGCAGCGCTGGCGCGGCAGAAAGCCCAGGTCAACCTGTAA
- a CDS encoding YqcC family protein → MDPRILDIADHLLLIEHELHAQGWWSETAPSAQALASTVPFAVDSMNFDQWLQWIFLPKMKEILEKGLALPSASGILVMAETVYADRPEQSRELRRLLAEFDQLISPSA, encoded by the coding sequence ATGGACCCGCGCATTCTGGATATCGCCGATCACTTGTTGCTGATCGAGCACGAGCTGCACGCCCAGGGTTGGTGGAGTGAGACCGCGCCCAGTGCCCAGGCACTGGCCAGCACTGTGCCTTTTGCTGTCGACAGCATGAACTTCGATCAGTGGCTGCAGTGGATTTTCCTGCCGAAAATGAAAGAGATTCTCGAGAAGGGCCTGGCGCTGCCAAGCGCCTCCGGGATCCTGGTCATGGCTGAAACGGTTTATGCCGATCGCCCGGAGCAAAGCCGCGAGCTACGCAGGCTGCTTGCAGAGTTTGACCAATTGATCAGTCCATCTGCCTGA